GAGAGTCGTCGGACTTTTTCCCGGCGCAAGGATCGCTGCCGATGTACGCCCCGCTGACGAAGAGCCCCCCCTTGCGGTTGAGCAGACTGTCGAGGGCCGCGCAGAGTCCTGGCGAGAAAGCGGCATACCGCGGGCCGCGCAGCGAATCGCCGGCGGCGGTAGGCCAGCGGGTCCGCTTTTGCTCCCCAAGGATCAGATCGACCAGCCTGAAGCGGCGCAGATCGACCCGCCCGCTGGTGAGGGCTTCATCGCTGCAGGAGACGAAGGAGCGGCCAGCGGCGCGGATCGAACGGCCATGAACCGCGGGAAAATCGAAGGTATTGCCGCAGATTGGCTTCGCCTCCCAGGCCGCAGCGCTGGCACCGTGACCGGGGGCATCATTGGTTCGGAAGGGGGAGTCGGTCTTCAGGTCGGTCTGGCTCCCGGTATACCCGATGCTGAAATGGTCGGCTACCCCCTGATCGAGGAAATCGGTGAATCCCGCGTACTCTGCCCCGTCGATCCAGGCAGGAGACGCGACCCGGTCAAATCCGTTGACCACCAGGACCGGCTCAGGGTCCTCCGGCAGCTGGCAGAGGGAGAGCACCTCGCTGGGAAAGCTCTCGCCGCCGGCATTGACCGCGGTCACCTTGAAACTGTAGAGCACCCGCGGCTTGATCGGCCGGACCACCAGGCGCGGCTGATCGACCGGTGTGCCGTTGTCAAAACCGCCGTTCTCCTGGCGCATGTAGACGATGTAATTCTGCGGCTCGGCCGACGGTTCGAGGGGATCGCTGACCGGCTGCCAGCTTAGGGTTGCCTCCCCCGGGCCGCTCAGCAGGGCCTGAAAATGGTCCACCGGCAGGGGCTGGACGGCGAAGGCGCTCTGGTTTTGAAAGGCGATAAATTTGAGCATCGCCTTGTAGATAGCGCGCGCGGTGTCAAAACGGAAACGCGGATCGAGGGCATACTTCATGTCCAGAAAATTCTGGTGTGAGAGCAACTCGAGCAGGGTGCAAGGGATCTGCGGGCGCCGAGACTCGCTGTAATCGCCGTCCATCAGCGGACGGCGGCTCCAGACCGGATCATACAGCCGACGCAGATCCTCAACAAGCTGGGTCTGCAGCACATCGGCGAAATCGCGGTTGGCCATGCGCGATACCCCGTCCGGAAAGCTGAACGTCGAATCCGCGGATTGATAGCTGTAAATGCTCAGGGTGCCAATGGTGGTGTCGTTGCGGGTAATTCCGGCATCGGTATGAAAGGCAAAGCTGAGGTCAAAAGGGATGCCGCGGCCGGGATCGTGGCGGCTCTTCTTCGGCCCGAAGGGATCGCCGTAGAGATAGTTGGCGTACTCGCTGCGACTGTTATAGTCATCTCGATAATCATCGCGGCCATCGTTGAGATTGTAGATCAGGGTGTCGGGAAAGCCGGCGAACTGAAGATAGTACTTGCTCCCCTCGGCGAAACGGGGCTTGCCGCTGACCGCCCCATTGCGCAGGATGTCGCCCATGCCGCCGCCGAAACGGACGCCATCGGCGCTGACCAGACGGCCGGGGGTGTGGCCCCGGTTGCTCAGCTCGACGCTGCCGCTGTCGGGATGGCAGCCCTTCAGGAAGCGGAAGGTGCCGAGATAGATCCATGTGGAGCCGCCGATCTGCTGATTGACCAGAAACTGCGTTGCGCCACCGGCATGGCGGACGGTATAGAGGGCATCATCGAGGTTGTCCGGAGAGGCATGCCAGGAGATGTAGACAGCATAATCGCCGTCGGCGGGGATCTCCGGCCGCCAAAAGGCGCAGCTCGTCCCGACGGTGTCGCTGGTGCAGAGACGATGGGTGCCTTGAAGGAAGGGATTGTGATTGACCTCGTAGGGTGGACGGCCGATGGCGAAGCCTTTCTCCGCGCCACAGTGCCACCCGGGTCCGGATTCGTGGTAGCCGGCGCCGGTGGATGCCGGGGTGTCGTTGTCAACGATCACCATACGGGTCTGGATGTCGCGCTCGCGCGGTGTAAAGACCACCGCTCCGGCATTCTCGAGCATTGGAATGAGATAAAAGGTGGTGAACGAGAAAGGGAGCAGATCCTCGACGGTCTCGAAAAGGCGCGGACGCTGCCATTCCCAACGGTCCGTCCCGGCATTGTAATACCAGCCGTGGCTGGGACGAACGTCGATGGTGCGATTCAGCAGTCCGAGGCTGGGTTGACTGGGGCGGCTGATGCGCCGCACCAGGGCCGCCGGTCGCGGCGTCTGCCGGGCCATACGGCTGCGGTCCCATTGACGGGCATTGCGGCGGTAGAGATTGGGGATAAGGGATTCGATCGGCTGGCCGAGCGTGTAGAGGGTGATGTTGTAACGGTCGTATTTCTTGCCGAGCAGCGCATGGAGCCGGGCATAGGTCGCTTTGACATTATCAGGCCGGAAGGCGGGATAGGAAAAGTTTTTGCTGAAAGTGACCGCGAGGGACTTTTCGCTGGACTTGAGGATGAGGGATTCGATGCGCACCCCGTTGGAGAGGGGCAGAGGCGATTTGGTCGCCGTGCACTCGGCAATCAGGGCTTCGATTTTTT
This window of the bacterium genome carries:
- a CDS encoding fibronectin type III domain-containing protein, coding for MKPCLRLILPGLIALALACAPKAVLRKPAYDYSKMDKESIHVHKKIEALIAECTATKSPLPLSNGVRIESLILKSSEKSLAVTFSKNFSYPAFRPDNVKATYARLHALLGKKYDRYNITLYTLGQPIESLIPNLYRRNARQWDRSRMARQTPRPAALVRRISRPSQPSLGLLNRTIDVRPSHGWYYNAGTDRWEWQRPRLFETVEDLLPFSFTTFYLIPMLENAGAVVFTPRERDIQTRMVIVDNDTPASTGAGYHESGPGWHCGAEKGFAIGRPPYEVNHNPFLQGTHRLCTSDTVGTSCAFWRPEIPADGDYAVYISWHASPDNLDDALYTVRHAGGATQFLVNQQIGGSTWIYLGTFRFLKGCHPDSGSVELSNRGHTPGRLVSADGVRFGGGMGDILRNGAVSGKPRFAEGSKYYLQFAGFPDTLIYNLNDGRDDYRDDYNSRSEYANYLYGDPFGPKKSRHDPGRGIPFDLSFAFHTDAGITRNDTTIGTLSIYSYQSADSTFSFPDGVSRMANRDFADVLQTQLVEDLRRLYDPVWSRRPLMDGDYSESRRPQIPCTLLELLSHQNFLDMKYALDPRFRFDTARAIYKAMLKFIAFQNQSAFAVQPLPVDHFQALLSGPGEATLSWQPVSDPLEPSAEPQNYIVYMRQENGGFDNGTPVDQPRLVVRPIKPRVLYSFKVTAVNAGGESFPSEVLSLCQLPEDPEPVLVVNGFDRVASPAWIDGAEYAGFTDFLDQGVADHFSIGYTGSQTDLKTDSPFRTNDAPGHGASAAAWEAKPICGNTFDFPAVHGRSIRAAGRSFVSCSDEALTSGRVDLRRFRLVDLILGEQKRTRWPTAAGDSLRGPRYAAFSPGLCAALDSLLNRKGGLFVSGAYIGSDPCAGKKSDDSLVQFIERRLHYRWTADHAATEGILFSADDRFWPRGTPFRFITRPDSQIYAAEAPDAIDPVNGSRTILRYSENQFSAATAFKKGHAVVAMGFPFETLAAAPERDRLMRAILAFLTQQ